One stretch of Sander vitreus isolate 19-12246 chromosome 16, sanVit1, whole genome shotgun sequence DNA includes these proteins:
- the LOC144531848 gene encoding uncharacterized protein LOC144531848 isoform X2, whose translation MVSKEPNHLLTGQTNGKSTLADKLPGTMTVRSVLLNRDSPDIESRLKRRRNRTHQVRFKDLEDGSSSSGNSGTGENNSHQKPATNCDSPHPLRKHSSRSPKPWTDRDGPRIQSLPGQTSVVGAVRGDMASTIEVVAAFLARAPPHPLTPGPTRRCWAPPQTNSLTLPMTRRPSTSTSTAIQTSPCLKKPQSLSSTHTRSHSIGDSVGMDGDDEQDSQDEYLAHNHVLVPGSKDQNGPPGPGDPTVVERRSKASRTDIKSAVSVVKSSRHSCPPSVLHNIEPFHCSSVSCQDGAKRQGSSTPSVVRRRKRLNRTTSDPGKEVHICTTLTQTESPSPSPPPSNTKLCTTQVQTESPFPPQNSKYCTTQSQTESQHKSLPLNDKQCTTPIQISNSRPTLPPNAEQCTIKKKTDSPCHFVTPNHEPCTTQTQTCSLCSSPPLTISLSEMQIQSESPVSPTVTQDPPTTQITTVPYCSSHPPTSAPTQTPEHCAKPLCSSPAKPVCTTPPPPIALSIPCSTSVPTVVQHPIPYYTVVSPPTTPSTPVVCSSPSSTAPSCPTQICTSPISNIVSSAPLTCSTPTETVTLNITPFDPIRHPTTTPNVTHQPPHNASNATPPTNLTPCTFVTQTALSCTSISYYSTTHSVSHHAPHPNSTTPSYATLIQTVSHCNIPCQALQNTSSSITGITPYSSPVPKLKSCTSLPPLVKTYASTLPNVQQCATPTKAVPLYSSTFRAAPPYTPPSQAPYNAQDKRAIRLPPPPPPPPPYTPRKKGSDPPGPVIRTPMLRADSMANKKDKGKKEDIKCTNSPKLCERASSLKHRAQTPPVAAMKGEKQSSSSSSSPAKACFKSSCLSSAQAQLGALHKMLCSGPNARPNTPNSQHPLPPNQQGCSGARGCCASGERSTVGPMTATQADTLRQVQEILGGLVSGARCKLDPSLVTEKLLGPNGPLHDIRSLQTQLHSLEGVLETSQNTIKVLLDVIQDLEKKEAERDGHSYRTGQDIENCGTCRDCACIIYSVEHDFRLQEGQVVRTWKVGDPPEGSPQTPTPQHSEPHQQDSPQPVRPPATNKKNRKKCFWFL comes from the exons ATGGTGAGCAAAGAGCCCAACCACTTGCTTACAGGCCAAACCAACGGCAAGAGCACCTTGGCGGACAAGTTGCCTGGGACAATGACTGTGCGCTCTGTGCTGCTCAATCGAGACTCCCCAGATATTGAGAGCCGCCTCAAGCGCCGCCGCAACCGCACCCACCAGGTCCGCTTTAAAGACCTGGAggatggcagcagcagcagtggcaacAGTGGAACAGGAGAAAACAATAGCCATCAGAAGCCTGCCACAAATTGTGACAGCCCACATCCTCTTCGCAAACACAGCAGCAGGTCCCCCAAGCCATGGACTGACAGGGATGGCCCACGGATTCAGAGTTTACCTGGCCAAACCTCTGTGGTGGGGGCTGTGCGTGGGGACATGGCAAGTACTATAGAGGTGGTGGCTGCTTTCTTAGCCAGGGCCCCTCCTCATCCATTGACACCGGGCCCTACACGTCGATGCTGGGCACCACCACAGACTAACTCCCTAACCTTGCCAATGACACGCAGGCCCAGTACGAGCACCAGCACAGCCATCCAGACCTCCCCATGCCTTAAAAAGCCCCAGTCCCTCTCTTCCACCCACACACGTAGCCACAGCATCGGGGACTCAGTGGGCATGGATGGGGATGACGAGCAGGACTCTCAAGATGAGTACCTTGCACACAACCATGTGTTGGTGCCTGGGTCCAAGGATCAGAATGGTCCTCCTGGGCCTGGGGATCCAACTGTGGTGGAACGGAGGTCTAAAGCCTCCAGGACAGACATCAAATCAGCTGTTAGTGTGGTAAAAAGCTCCAGGCACAGCTGCCCCCCTTCAGTGCTTCACAACATTGAGCCATTTCACTGTTCCTCTGTGTCCTGTCAAGATGGCGCCAAGCGTCAGGGAAGCAGCACTCCCTCAGTGGTCAGGAGGAGAAAGCGGCTGAATAGGACAACAAGTGATCCTGGAAAGGAAGTGCACATTTGCACCACTCTCACTCAGACTGAAAGCCCCAGTCCATCCCCGCCCCCCTCAAATACCAAACTCTGTACAACTCAAGTTCAAACTGAGAGCCCTTTCCCACCTCAAAATTCAAAGTATTGTACCACCCAAAGTCAAACTGAGAGTCAACATAAATCTCTACCTTTGAATGACAAACAATGCACAACTCCAATTCAAATCTCCAACTCTCGCCCAACCCTACCTCCAAATGCGGAACAGtgcaccattaaaaaaaaaacagactcgCCTTGTCACTTTGTCACTCCAAATCATGAACCTTGCACTACCCAGACACAAACTTGCAGCCTCTGTTCTTCCCCACCTCTGACAATATCACTGAGTGAAATGCAAATTCAATCGGAGAGTCCTGTATCCCCAACTGTGACTCAAGACCCTCCCACCACCCAAATAACTACTGTGCCTTACTGTTCCTCTCACCCACCTACAAGTGCACCAACACAGACCCCGGAACACTGCGCTAAACCACTTTGCTCCTCTCCAGCCAAACCAGTTTGCACCACCCCACCTCCACCCATAGCACTGTCCATTCCTTGCTCCACTTCTGTACCTACTGTCGTCCAACACCCTATCCCCTATTATACCGTTGTGTCGCCACCAACAACACCCAGCACACCTGTTGTCTGCTCCAGTCCTTCCTCAACTGCACCATCATGCCCCACCCAAATCTGCACCTCCCCTATCTCAAACATAGTATCATCAGCTCCCCTAACCTGTTCCACCCCTACCGAGACTGTAACCCTCAATATAACTCCCTTTGACCCCATTAGACATCCAACCACTACCCCAAACGTAACACATCAGCCACCACACAATGCATCAAACGCTACACCTCCTACAAATTTAACACCATGTACATTTGTAACTCAAACTGCCCTGTCATGCACTTCCATATCATATTACTCTACTACACATTCGGTTAGTCACCATGCCCCTCACCCTAATTCTACAACACCTTCTTATGCCACTCTCATACAAACTGTGTCTCATTGCAACATCCCATGTCAAGCTCTGCAAAATACCTCTTCTTCCATCACAGGTATAACTCCCTACTCCTCCCCAGTCCCCAAATTAAAATCTTGCACTTCTCTGCCTCCACTTGTGAAAACATATGCGTCCACTCTTCCTAATGTACAACAATGTGCTACACCAACTAAAGCTGTTCCTCTTTATTCTTCCACATTTCGTGCTGCACCACCATACACGCCCCCCTCTCAGGCGCCCTACAACGCTCAGGATAAGAGGGCCATTCGACTTCCACCTCCTCCCCCACCACCGCCACCTTACACACCACGCAAAAAGGGAAGTGATCCACCAGGTCCTGTAATCCGAACACCCATGCTCAGGGCAGACAGCATGGCCAACAAGAAAGAtaaaggaaaaaaggaagatATAAAATGCACAAACTCACCCAAGCTCTGTGAGAGAGCCAGCTCTCTGAAGCACAGAGCTCAAACTCCTCCAGTTGCTGCGATGAAGGGAGAGAAGCagtcctcctcatcctcctcctctcctgccaAGGCCTGTTTTAAGTCCAGCTGTCTCAGCTCAGCCCAGGCTCAGCTTGGGGCACTACACAAAATGCTCTGCTCAGGACCCAACGCCAGGCCCAACACCCCCAACAGCCAACATCCTCTCCCTCCAAACCAGCAGGGTTGCTCTGGAGCCAGGGGCTGCTGTGCTTCTGGGGAGCGGTCTACAGTTGGGCCCATGACTGCCACCCAGGCTGACACACTAAGACAGGTCCAGGAAATTCTGGGAGGGTTGGTGTCTGGGGCCAGGTGTAAACTGGACCCATCCCTGGTGACAGAAAAGCTCCTGGGTCCAAACGGACCCCTCCATGACATTCGTAGCCTGCAGACCCAGCTCCACAGCCTGGAGGGGGTCCTGGAGACCAGCCAGAACACCATTAAGGTCCTGCTGGATGTCATTCAAGACCTTGAAAAGAAGGAAGCCGAGAGAGACGG ACATTCATACAGGACCGGACAGGACATTGAAAACTGTGGGACCTGCAGGGACTGTGCCTGCATCATCTACAG
- the LOC144531848 gene encoding uncharacterized protein LOC144531848 isoform X1, translating to MVSKEPNHLLTGQTNGKSTLADKLPGTMTVRSVLLNRDSPDIESRLKRRRNRTHQVRFKDLEDGSSSSGNSGTGENNSHQKPATNCDSPHPLRKHSSRSPKPWTDRDGPRIQSLPGQTSVVGAVRGDMASTIEVVAAFLARAPPHPLTPGPTRRCWAPPQTNSLTLPMTRRPSTSTSTAIQTSPCLKKPQSLSSTHTRSHSIGDSVGMDGDDEQDSQDEYLAHNHVLVPGSKDQNGPPGPGDPTVVERRSKASRTDIKSAVSVVKSSRHSCPPSVLHNIEPFHCSSVSCQDGAKRQGSSTPSVVRRRKRLNRTTSDPGKEVHICTTLTQTESPSPSPPPSNTKLCTTQVQTESPFPPQNSKYCTTQSQTESQHKSLPLNDKQCTTPIQISNSRPTLPPNAEQCTIKKKTDSPCHFVTPNHEPCTTQTQTCSLCSSPPLTISLSEMQIQSESPVSPTVTQDPPTTQITTVPYCSSHPPTSAPTQTPEHCAKPLCSSPAKPVCTTPPPPIALSIPCSTSVPTVVQHPIPYYTVVSPPTTPSTPVVCSSPSSTAPSCPTQICTSPISNIVSSAPLTCSTPTETVTLNITPFDPIRHPTTTPNVTHQPPHNASNATPPTNLTPCTFVTQTALSCTSISYYSTTHSVSHHAPHPNSTTPSYATLIQTVSHCNIPCQALQNTSSSITGITPYSSPVPKLKSCTSLPPLVKTYASTLPNVQQCATPTKAVPLYSSTFRAAPPYTPPSQAPYNAQDKRAIRLPPPPPPPPPYTPRKKGSDPPGPVIRTPMLRADSMANKKDKGKKEDIKCTNSPKLCERASSLKHRAQTPPVAAMKGEKQSSSSSSSPAKACFKSSCLSSAQAQLGALHKMLCSGPNARPNTPNSQHPLPPNQQGCSGARGCCASGERSTVGPMTATQADTLRQVQEILGGLVSGARCKLDPSLVTEKLLGPNGPLHDIRSLQTQLHSLEGVLETSQNTIKVLLDVIQDLEKKEAERDGRHSYRTGQDIENCGTCRDCACIIYSVEHDFRLQEGQVVRTWKVGDPPEGSPQTPTPQHSEPHQQDSPQPVRPPATNKKNRKKCFWFL from the exons ATGGTGAGCAAAGAGCCCAACCACTTGCTTACAGGCCAAACCAACGGCAAGAGCACCTTGGCGGACAAGTTGCCTGGGACAATGACTGTGCGCTCTGTGCTGCTCAATCGAGACTCCCCAGATATTGAGAGCCGCCTCAAGCGCCGCCGCAACCGCACCCACCAGGTCCGCTTTAAAGACCTGGAggatggcagcagcagcagtggcaacAGTGGAACAGGAGAAAACAATAGCCATCAGAAGCCTGCCACAAATTGTGACAGCCCACATCCTCTTCGCAAACACAGCAGCAGGTCCCCCAAGCCATGGACTGACAGGGATGGCCCACGGATTCAGAGTTTACCTGGCCAAACCTCTGTGGTGGGGGCTGTGCGTGGGGACATGGCAAGTACTATAGAGGTGGTGGCTGCTTTCTTAGCCAGGGCCCCTCCTCATCCATTGACACCGGGCCCTACACGTCGATGCTGGGCACCACCACAGACTAACTCCCTAACCTTGCCAATGACACGCAGGCCCAGTACGAGCACCAGCACAGCCATCCAGACCTCCCCATGCCTTAAAAAGCCCCAGTCCCTCTCTTCCACCCACACACGTAGCCACAGCATCGGGGACTCAGTGGGCATGGATGGGGATGACGAGCAGGACTCTCAAGATGAGTACCTTGCACACAACCATGTGTTGGTGCCTGGGTCCAAGGATCAGAATGGTCCTCCTGGGCCTGGGGATCCAACTGTGGTGGAACGGAGGTCTAAAGCCTCCAGGACAGACATCAAATCAGCTGTTAGTGTGGTAAAAAGCTCCAGGCACAGCTGCCCCCCTTCAGTGCTTCACAACATTGAGCCATTTCACTGTTCCTCTGTGTCCTGTCAAGATGGCGCCAAGCGTCAGGGAAGCAGCACTCCCTCAGTGGTCAGGAGGAGAAAGCGGCTGAATAGGACAACAAGTGATCCTGGAAAGGAAGTGCACATTTGCACCACTCTCACTCAGACTGAAAGCCCCAGTCCATCCCCGCCCCCCTCAAATACCAAACTCTGTACAACTCAAGTTCAAACTGAGAGCCCTTTCCCACCTCAAAATTCAAAGTATTGTACCACCCAAAGTCAAACTGAGAGTCAACATAAATCTCTACCTTTGAATGACAAACAATGCACAACTCCAATTCAAATCTCCAACTCTCGCCCAACCCTACCTCCAAATGCGGAACAGtgcaccattaaaaaaaaaacagactcgCCTTGTCACTTTGTCACTCCAAATCATGAACCTTGCACTACCCAGACACAAACTTGCAGCCTCTGTTCTTCCCCACCTCTGACAATATCACTGAGTGAAATGCAAATTCAATCGGAGAGTCCTGTATCCCCAACTGTGACTCAAGACCCTCCCACCACCCAAATAACTACTGTGCCTTACTGTTCCTCTCACCCACCTACAAGTGCACCAACACAGACCCCGGAACACTGCGCTAAACCACTTTGCTCCTCTCCAGCCAAACCAGTTTGCACCACCCCACCTCCACCCATAGCACTGTCCATTCCTTGCTCCACTTCTGTACCTACTGTCGTCCAACACCCTATCCCCTATTATACCGTTGTGTCGCCACCAACAACACCCAGCACACCTGTTGTCTGCTCCAGTCCTTCCTCAACTGCACCATCATGCCCCACCCAAATCTGCACCTCCCCTATCTCAAACATAGTATCATCAGCTCCCCTAACCTGTTCCACCCCTACCGAGACTGTAACCCTCAATATAACTCCCTTTGACCCCATTAGACATCCAACCACTACCCCAAACGTAACACATCAGCCACCACACAATGCATCAAACGCTACACCTCCTACAAATTTAACACCATGTACATTTGTAACTCAAACTGCCCTGTCATGCACTTCCATATCATATTACTCTACTACACATTCGGTTAGTCACCATGCCCCTCACCCTAATTCTACAACACCTTCTTATGCCACTCTCATACAAACTGTGTCTCATTGCAACATCCCATGTCAAGCTCTGCAAAATACCTCTTCTTCCATCACAGGTATAACTCCCTACTCCTCCCCAGTCCCCAAATTAAAATCTTGCACTTCTCTGCCTCCACTTGTGAAAACATATGCGTCCACTCTTCCTAATGTACAACAATGTGCTACACCAACTAAAGCTGTTCCTCTTTATTCTTCCACATTTCGTGCTGCACCACCATACACGCCCCCCTCTCAGGCGCCCTACAACGCTCAGGATAAGAGGGCCATTCGACTTCCACCTCCTCCCCCACCACCGCCACCTTACACACCACGCAAAAAGGGAAGTGATCCACCAGGTCCTGTAATCCGAACACCCATGCTCAGGGCAGACAGCATGGCCAACAAGAAAGAtaaaggaaaaaaggaagatATAAAATGCACAAACTCACCCAAGCTCTGTGAGAGAGCCAGCTCTCTGAAGCACAGAGCTCAAACTCCTCCAGTTGCTGCGATGAAGGGAGAGAAGCagtcctcctcatcctcctcctctcctgccaAGGCCTGTTTTAAGTCCAGCTGTCTCAGCTCAGCCCAGGCTCAGCTTGGGGCACTACACAAAATGCTCTGCTCAGGACCCAACGCCAGGCCCAACACCCCCAACAGCCAACATCCTCTCCCTCCAAACCAGCAGGGTTGCTCTGGAGCCAGGGGCTGCTGTGCTTCTGGGGAGCGGTCTACAGTTGGGCCCATGACTGCCACCCAGGCTGACACACTAAGACAGGTCCAGGAAATTCTGGGAGGGTTGGTGTCTGGGGCCAGGTGTAAACTGGACCCATCCCTGGTGACAGAAAAGCTCCTGGGTCCAAACGGACCCCTCCATGACATTCGTAGCCTGCAGACCCAGCTCCACAGCCTGGAGGGGGTCCTGGAGACCAGCCAGAACACCATTAAGGTCCTGCTGGATGTCATTCAAGACCTTGAAAAGAAGGAAGCCGAGAGAGACGG AAGACATTCATACAGGACCGGACAGGACATTGAAAACTGTGGGACCTGCAGGGACTGTGCCTGCATCATCTACAG